A single window of Sphingobacterium sp. ML3W DNA harbors:
- a CDS encoding GDP-L-fucose synthase family protein translates to MKNKKIYIAGHRGMVGSAVKRKLEDLSYQNFILRTSSELDLRNQSQVQKFFKQEKPDIVIDAAAKVGGILANNNYPYQFLMDNMQIQNNLIHESLQHDVEKFIFLGSSCIYPKFAPQPLQESSLLTDSLEPTNEWYALAKITGVKLCQAIRNQFGKDYVSLMPTNLYGTHDNFDLTSSHVLPAMIRKFHDAKLLGNTAVTLWGTGSPLREFLFVDDLAAAVSFTLENKLPDYLYNVGTGTDLSIKDLANLIQSVVGHQGEIIWDSSKPDGTPRKLMDVSKMHQLGWKHLVQLEEGIKRTYQWFLENQDNYKEVKL, encoded by the coding sequence ATGAAAAATAAGAAAATTTACATAGCCGGTCACCGCGGTATGGTAGGTTCTGCAGTAAAAAGAAAATTGGAAGATTTAAGCTATCAAAATTTCATTTTACGCACTTCCAGTGAATTGGACCTTCGCAATCAGTCTCAAGTACAAAAGTTTTTCAAACAAGAAAAACCGGACATTGTGATTGATGCTGCCGCCAAAGTAGGAGGTATATTAGCCAATAATAACTACCCCTATCAATTTTTAATGGATAATATGCAGATTCAGAACAATCTGATTCATGAATCCCTACAACATGATGTAGAAAAATTTATCTTTTTAGGTTCTTCCTGTATTTACCCTAAATTTGCACCACAACCATTACAAGAATCCAGTTTATTAACGGATAGTCTCGAGCCCACTAATGAATGGTATGCTTTAGCTAAAATCACAGGGGTAAAATTATGTCAAGCTATCCGCAATCAGTTTGGAAAGGATTATGTCAGTTTAATGCCAACCAATCTGTATGGTACTCATGACAATTTTGACTTGACAAGTTCACATGTTTTACCTGCGATGATACGCAAATTTCACGATGCTAAGTTGCTAGGGAACACAGCAGTGACACTATGGGGAACGGGGAGTCCATTACGCGAGTTTTTGTTTGTAGATGATCTAGCTGCTGCCGTATCCTTTACTTTAGAGAATAAACTGCCCGATTACCTATATAATGTGGGCACAGGTACAGATTTAAGCATTAAAGATTTAGCCAATCTGATTCAATCTGTAGTCGGGCATCAAGGCGAAATCATTTGGGATAGCAGCAAACCCGATGGTACACCGCGAAAATTAATGGATGTAAGCAAAATGCACCAATTAGGTTGGAAGCATCTCGTTCAACTAGAAGAAGGAATCAAACGTACATATCAATGGTTTTTAGAAAACCAAGACAATTATAAAGAAGTAAAATTATAA
- the gmd gene encoding GDP-mannose 4,6-dehydratase, translating to MKTALITGVTGQDGSYLAELLLEKGYMVHGIKRRASSFNTQRIDHIYMDQHENNVNFKLHYGDLTDSTNIIRIIQEVQPDEIYNLGAMSHVKVSFDSPEYVANVDGLGALRILEAVRILGLEKKTRIYQASTSELYGLVQEVPQKETTPFYPRSPYGVAKIYGFWITKNYREAYNMYACNGILFNHESPRRGETFVTRKITMATAAIALGKQECLYLGNLNAQRDWGHAKDYVEAMWRILQQDVAEDFVIATGVTTYVRDFVRMAFAEVGIELEFQGNDASEVAKVKACLHPDYQLEIGKIVVKVDPQYYRPTEVDLLVGDPTKSNTQLGWKPKYDLAGLVKEMMDCDIALAKNNSYH from the coding sequence ATGAAAACTGCATTAATCACCGGTGTAACAGGACAAGATGGTTCCTATTTAGCAGAGTTATTATTAGAAAAGGGCTATATGGTACACGGCATCAAGCGCAGAGCCTCATCCTTCAACACACAACGCATTGACCATATTTACATGGATCAGCATGAAAATAATGTCAATTTCAAATTGCACTATGGTGATTTAACAGATTCAACCAATATCATTCGTATTATTCAGGAAGTACAGCCTGACGAAATCTACAATTTAGGAGCCATGTCTCACGTCAAAGTATCCTTTGATTCACCGGAATACGTGGCCAATGTCGATGGTCTAGGGGCATTACGCATCCTCGAAGCAGTCCGTATTTTGGGTTTGGAAAAAAAGACACGTATCTATCAAGCATCTACTTCCGAACTCTACGGGTTAGTACAAGAAGTTCCACAAAAAGAGACAACTCCATTTTATCCGCGTTCTCCTTATGGGGTGGCAAAAATATATGGCTTTTGGATTACAAAGAACTATCGCGAGGCCTATAATATGTATGCATGCAATGGTATTCTTTTCAACCACGAGTCGCCACGTAGAGGCGAAACCTTTGTAACACGAAAAATTACGATGGCCACAGCCGCCATTGCATTAGGTAAACAAGAATGTTTATACCTAGGCAACCTCAATGCCCAGCGCGATTGGGGACATGCCAAAGACTACGTTGAAGCGATGTGGCGTATTTTGCAACAAGATGTTGCTGAAGACTTTGTTATCGCAACCGGCGTAACAACCTATGTACGTGATTTTGTTCGAATGGCATTTGCTGAAGTAGGTATCGAATTGGAATTTCAAGGTAATGATGCATCTGAAGTAGCAAAAGTTAAAGCTTGCCTCCATCCAGACTATCAATTGGAAATCGGCAAAATTGTAGTAAAAGTTGACCCACAATACTACAGACCAACAGAAGTAGATCTATTAGTGGGCGATCCAACCAAATCAAATACACAATTGGGTTGGAAGCCAAAGTATGACTTGGCAGGTTTGGTCAAAGAGATGATGGATTGCGATATCGCTTTAGCAAAAAACAATAGCTATCATTAA
- a CDS encoding acyloxyacyl hydrolase, giving the protein MLARIFTFFTLSFISFHLSAQVSPRTDSSQDSSKHIIPSKVRLIFQLEHESGGELKLNERAKETLADSYYSGINFRVGFQSNYEDSVKSIYNQIYNYPIYGVGLYSSTFGQEHLGKPFAFYGFVAVPIAPKTNSRWNFNYRIALGLSGRFNPYNEEENPFNLIIGSKNNVFIDLGLQANYRVTRKIHLGAGLAFHHFSNGALALPNTGINLLPLSVSATYIPSSQPFDFRKYPIPPMEETHELRFNYAFGFKQINRDDDRQYFKSTLGAYYSKHLGYKWRVGAGMDAFYSASGNDSKIAGDKAGRLSALISYGPALYFDHVLNTRLNINANLGTYLHRNEFNGEGSPVYLRIGVRTKVYKEVFAGVSIKAHGGKADFIEWTTGYGIRLKKKNVKQND; this is encoded by the coding sequence ATGCTAGCAAGAATTTTTACTTTTTTCACTTTATCTTTTATTTCCTTCCACCTGAGCGCTCAGGTAAGCCCCCGAACCGATAGTTCCCAAGACTCCAGTAAGCATATAATTCCGTCAAAAGTACGATTGATCTTTCAGCTCGAACATGAAAGTGGAGGTGAACTTAAATTGAATGAGCGAGCTAAAGAAACGCTTGCTGATTCTTATTATAGTGGTATCAATTTTAGAGTGGGTTTCCAGAGTAATTACGAAGACTCTGTTAAGAGCATTTATAATCAGATCTATAATTATCCGATTTATGGTGTAGGGTTATATAGCAGTACTTTTGGTCAAGAACATCTTGGAAAACCTTTTGCATTTTATGGATTTGTTGCTGTCCCGATCGCTCCTAAGACAAATAGTAGATGGAACTTTAATTATAGGATTGCGCTGGGTTTGTCAGGTCGATTTAATCCTTACAACGAAGAAGAGAATCCATTTAATTTGATTATTGGGAGCAAAAACAATGTGTTTATTGATTTGGGTTTACAGGCTAACTACCGCGTGACTAGGAAAATTCACTTGGGCGCAGGATTGGCATTTCATCATTTTAGTAATGGCGCTTTGGCATTGCCTAATACGGGAATCAATTTATTGCCTTTGAGTGTATCGGCTACTTATATACCGTCTAGCCAACCTTTTGATTTTAGAAAATACCCAATTCCACCAATGGAAGAAACGCATGAACTCCGCTTTAATTATGCCTTTGGATTCAAACAGATTAATCGTGATGACGATAGACAGTATTTTAAGTCAACATTGGGAGCTTATTATAGCAAACATCTGGGCTATAAGTGGCGTGTAGGTGCTGGAATGGATGCATTCTATTCGGCAAGTGGCAATGATAGTAAAATAGCCGGTGATAAAGCGGGTAGGCTATCGGCGTTAATCTCTTATGGTCCTGCTTTATATTTTGACCATGTACTCAATACCAGGCTAAATATTAATGCAAATCTCGGAACTTATTTACATCGAAATGAATTTAACGGAGAGGGAAGCCCAGTGTACCTTCGTATTGGCGTACGTACTAAAGTTTATAAGGAAGTTTTTGCTGGCGTTTCTATTAAGGCTCATGGTGGTAAAGCCGATTTTATTGAGTGGACGACCGGTTATGGCATTCGGTTAAAGAAGAAAAACGTGAAACAAAATGACTAA
- a CDS encoding hybrid sensor histidine kinase/response regulator: MLNFTEKYSPLSTSKSKKTFILRKLLIGALMASFAYLIAIFIYQYLEQQKVKERLTSYTSSYQESSALFPVYSAYSEADNLFRLYTVNFEDDTYLAYKLKLDTIKLYVDSISSLPLADDIMQMSTLDMEQKNLLAQEFVGLKQTVDQLIFFTNDSLSTLSSSAKATVEAPRFERADSVMNRIMRDTSFNSLKQDTTIRKKEKLFNRIFNAKNDTLVANTITQDFNTSQRDVISKQIEYLIKQNKIVYAQNVKKLQQKFKALQNKEKELIQANRNLLDNLRKGIDKIKAFEIESLRKAEEKDLAVYKQSTINFRNQLVASLAIILLMMVFIFYYQSNAVSYERKLQEEKDYAAKIASEKTTILASVSHEVRTPINSLLGIIDILRKSGSHEVIDEEYLDSASHEIEVINSTVNDILNISKLEAGVLDVEYDFFSPYQVIDDIIHLHRHHAQKKNIKFIKKLDIDSKLLICSSEFRMRQIVSNLLSNAIKYTELGDVNIHAYIKVKNGKSFCFVEVKDSGRGIALEEQVLVFRPYYMAGSKVQSSSFGLGLYISKLFVEQLHGSLDLESVLGKGSTFTLSFPIKESKTEQTHAELYTLADLSPDLQIAIVDDNRINILYLKHYFKDFANVHVFEKGQDALEYLQHNPVQLVITDLHMAVMNGWELLEKIRNNGAWQYIKVFVFTADNMYFEIEQQNQKNQFDGKLKKPLDAHDLITCIRKVK; encoded by the coding sequence ATGCTTAACTTTACGGAAAAATATAGTCCATTGTCAACTTCTAAGAGTAAAAAAACATTTATATTAAGGAAGCTATTAATTGGTGCATTAATGGCTTCATTTGCTTACCTGATTGCGATATTTATTTATCAATATCTCGAGCAACAAAAAGTTAAGGAGCGCCTCACATCGTACACGTCTTCTTATCAAGAATCTTCAGCCTTATTTCCGGTTTATTCAGCTTATAGTGAGGCTGATAATCTTTTCAGACTCTATACTGTAAATTTTGAAGATGACACTTATTTGGCTTATAAGCTAAAGCTTGATACCATCAAGCTTTATGTTGATTCGATATCATCGTTGCCTTTAGCAGATGATATCATGCAGATGAGTACTTTGGATATGGAGCAAAAGAACTTATTAGCGCAAGAGTTTGTCGGATTGAAACAAACAGTCGATCAGCTAATATTTTTCACAAATGATTCGCTGTCAACATTATCTTCTTCAGCTAAAGCAACTGTTGAAGCTCCTCGATTTGAACGTGCAGATTCCGTGATGAATCGAATTATGAGAGATACTTCATTCAATTCATTGAAACAGGATACGACAATTAGAAAGAAAGAAAAACTATTTAACCGTATTTTCAATGCTAAAAATGATACGCTCGTTGCAAATACAATCACTCAAGATTTTAATACTTCCCAACGTGATGTGATATCGAAACAAATCGAATATCTGATAAAACAGAATAAGATTGTATATGCGCAAAATGTGAAAAAGCTGCAACAGAAGTTTAAAGCTCTACAGAATAAAGAGAAGGAGCTTATTCAAGCGAATCGTAACCTTTTGGATAATCTACGTAAAGGAATCGATAAAATTAAAGCATTCGAAATAGAAAGTCTCAGAAAAGCGGAAGAAAAGGATTTAGCGGTATATAAACAAAGTACCATCAATTTTAGAAATCAACTTGTTGCTTCTTTGGCTATCATTTTATTGATGATGGTTTTTATTTTCTATTATCAGTCCAATGCGGTATCCTATGAGCGTAAATTGCAAGAAGAAAAAGACTATGCAGCGAAGATTGCAAGCGAAAAAACGACAATTTTGGCTAGTGTAAGCCATGAGGTCCGGACACCGATTAACTCGCTCTTAGGTATTATCGATATTTTGAGAAAAAGTGGAAGTCATGAGGTAATCGATGAGGAGTATCTGGATTCGGCTTCTCATGAGATTGAGGTTATCAATAGTACGGTTAATGATATCTTGAACATCAGTAAGTTGGAAGCGGGGGTGCTAGACGTTGAGTATGATTTCTTCTCACCTTATCAGGTAATCGATGATATCATCCATTTGCATAGGCACCATGCTCAAAAGAAGAATATTAAGTTCATTAAGAAATTGGATATCGATTCAAAATTGTTGATCTGTAGTAGTGAGTTTCGAATGAGGCAGATCGTGTCCAACTTACTCAGTAATGCCATTAAATATACCGAACTGGGTGATGTAAATATTCACGCTTATATAAAGGTGAAAAACGGAAAATCTTTTTGCTTTGTCGAAGTGAAAGATAGTGGACGTGGTATAGCACTTGAAGAACAGGTTTTGGTTTTTAGACCTTACTATATGGCAGGCTCAAAAGTTCAGTCGAGTAGTTTTGGGTTGGGACTTTATATCTCCAAATTGTTTGTCGAACAATTACATGGAAGCCTTGATTTGGAAAGTGTTTTGGGAAAGGGCTCGACATTTACTTTGTCATTTCCGATTAAAGAATCTAAGACTGAACAAACTCATGCGGAACTGTATACGTTAGCAGATCTTTCACCAGACCTTCAAATTGCTATTGTAGATGATAATCGAATCAATATTCTTTACCTGAAGCATTACTTCAAAGATTTTGCGAATGTACATGTTTTTGAAAAAGGTCAAGATGCTTTGGAATATCTGCAACACAATCCGGTACAGCTGGTGATTACTGATTTGCATATGGCAGTTATGAATGGTTGGGAATTGCTTGAAAAAATACGGAATAATGGGGCATGGCAGTACATTAAAGTTTTTGTGTTTACTGCAGATAATATGTATTTTGAGATTGAACAACAAAATCAGAAAAATCAGTTTGATGGGAAACTCAAAAAACCATTGGATGCGCATGATTTGATTACATGTATTCGAAAAGTTAAATAA
- a CDS encoding polysaccharide biosynthesis protein translates to MIGSWGDLKRRLRKYNPRWVILMIDMFFVVASYLLANYIFFNIKGTPEVILIFQKLMIVLSVYFTLFLSHSIFKGIVRETGIRDTIKIFKTVAMGYIVLLFINLLVRIFIDKGTVAGDVLRQSYPVLTIQACILMVIMVGARVVYRTLFDYLFLPARKLENVLIFGASRPGLTSYSLLREDGRVKYQVIAFVEDQLSRIGKRLAGLKILDISEINKSYIKKYRICEVIIAVENNDPERLQFVSDWFHELGLELKIMSPARILPNARSGREIRALKIDDLLGRKPIKLEHQEIEIAMEGKVILVTGAAGSIGSELARQIAKRAYKKLILVDQAESPLYDIQQSIKCSQLEDMHCIVGDVRNYGFMQKVFAEHRPDFVFHAAAYKHVPLMEANPYESIQTNVLGSKNMADLCMEYDVQKMVMVSTDKAVNPTNIMGATKRMAEIYISSCAGKSKTNFIITRFGNVLGSNGSVIPLFEKQMEQGGPLTLTHPEITRFFMTIPEACLLVQEAGIMGNGGEIFVFDMGKSVRIIDLAKRMINLKGYRYPEDIDIKIVGLRPGEKIYEELLANNENTIKTHHPKIMIAKVNHDDLMQKVQMINDLCLQMVNSHMMFPDYMSLVRNMKKIVPEFKSRNSEFEILDTEILDNRTSEVPIYPITKKA, encoded by the coding sequence ATGATAGGTTCTTGGGGGGATTTGAAAAGGCGTCTACGTAAATATAATCCGAGATGGGTTATCCTGATGATTGATATGTTTTTTGTAGTTGCCAGTTATTTGCTTGCCAACTATATCTTTTTTAATATTAAGGGTACGCCGGAGGTTATTTTGATTTTTCAGAAACTGATGATCGTATTATCGGTTTATTTTACTCTATTTCTCAGCCATAGCATTTTTAAAGGAATCGTACGTGAAACTGGTATCCGAGATACCATTAAAATCTTTAAAACGGTAGCAATGGGCTATATTGTTCTGCTTTTCATAAACTTACTTGTCCGAATATTTATTGATAAGGGAACAGTTGCAGGTGATGTATTACGACAATCTTATCCTGTACTGACGATACAAGCCTGTATTTTGATGGTCATTATGGTCGGTGCTCGGGTTGTTTATCGAACCTTATTCGATTACCTCTTCTTGCCTGCTAGAAAATTGGAAAATGTGTTGATTTTTGGTGCTTCGCGTCCTGGTTTGACATCCTACTCTTTGTTGAGAGAAGATGGTAGAGTTAAATATCAGGTTATTGCTTTTGTTGAAGATCAATTGTCCCGCATTGGTAAGCGTCTTGCTGGTTTGAAAATATTGGATATTTCCGAGATTAATAAAAGCTATATAAAAAAATATAGAATTTGTGAAGTAATCATAGCTGTAGAGAATAATGATCCGGAGCGATTACAATTTGTATCCGATTGGTTTCATGAGCTGGGTCTTGAACTTAAGATCATGTCTCCAGCTCGAATCTTACCAAATGCAAGATCTGGACGTGAAATACGTGCTTTGAAAATTGATGATTTATTGGGTCGTAAGCCGATAAAGTTGGAACATCAAGAAATTGAAATCGCAATGGAAGGCAAGGTTATTTTGGTAACAGGTGCTGCAGGATCTATTGGATCGGAGTTGGCTAGGCAGATTGCCAAACGTGCTTATAAAAAATTGATTTTGGTGGATCAAGCCGAATCACCCTTATATGATATTCAGCAATCGATTAAATGTAGTCAACTTGAAGATATGCATTGTATCGTTGGTGATGTTCGCAATTATGGTTTTATGCAAAAGGTATTTGCAGAACATAGACCTGACTTTGTATTTCATGCAGCTGCATATAAGCATGTACCATTGATGGAAGCTAATCCTTATGAATCTATACAAACCAATGTTTTGGGAAGCAAGAATATGGCCGATCTGTGTATGGAATATGATGTCCAGAAAATGGTCATGGTTTCTACTGATAAGGCTGTCAACCCAACGAATATCATGGGGGCGACTAAAAGAATGGCAGAAATTTATATTAGCAGTTGTGCTGGTAAGTCTAAAACAAACTTTATCATTACCCGTTTTGGAAATGTTTTGGGATCCAATGGCTCGGTTATTCCTTTGTTTGAAAAACAGATGGAGCAGGGCGGACCACTGACATTAACTCACCCTGAGATAACCCGGTTTTTTATGACCATTCCGGAAGCATGTTTATTGGTGCAGGAAGCAGGTATCATGGGCAATGGAGGAGAAATATTTGTTTTTGATATGGGGAAGTCAGTACGCATCATTGATTTGGCTAAACGGATGATTAATCTGAAAGGATATCGTTATCCAGAAGATATCGATATCAAAATCGTAGGGTTGAGACCAGGAGAGAAAATCTATGAGGAGCTTTTGGCTAATAATGAGAATACAATCAAAACACATCATCCAAAAATTATGATTGCCAAAGTTAATCATGATGATCTGATGCAAAAAGTGCAAATGATAAACGATTTATGTCTACAAATGGTTAATTCGCATATGATGTTTCCGGATTACATGAGTTTGGTCAGAAACATGAAAAAGATTGTTCCGGAATTTAAATCTCGAAATTCAGAATTTGAGATTTTAGATACTGAAATCTTGGATAATAGGACTTCAGAAGTACCCATATACCCAATAACCAAGAAGGCATAA
- a CDS encoding tyrosine-protein phosphatase: MTFFTNLFLKKKKSTSVRSLTQLDFLEVDMHNHLLPGIDDGSKSVQQSLGYIKELHNLGFKKFICTPHIMEGVHPNTKFSIEQAHRALSDGLKESGSEVEIFAAAEHMIDDGLHTLIQNNDLCLLPGGYVLIEMSYLSESKALFQTILNIQKLGYKPILAHPERYNYYHSNFDIYKQIKDAGCFLQLNLLSLSRYYGVDVKAIAMTLLKSGMYDFVGTDLHHDKHLHQLKDIVEKYPVREMLKTCTILNPTLLDHINASKGQHTIAG; this comes from the coding sequence ATGACCTTCTTTACTAATTTATTTTTAAAAAAGAAAAAATCAACTTCTGTTAGATCTCTAACACAATTAGACTTCCTCGAAGTCGACATGCACAATCATCTGCTTCCAGGAATCGACGACGGTAGTAAATCCGTTCAGCAATCCTTGGGCTATATCAAAGAACTCCATAACCTAGGTTTTAAGAAGTTTATCTGCACACCCCATATTATGGAAGGTGTACATCCGAACACTAAATTTAGCATCGAGCAAGCACACCGTGCTTTAAGTGACGGGTTAAAAGAATCGGGAAGTGAAGTAGAAATATTTGCAGCTGCGGAACATATGATAGATGACGGTTTGCATACACTTATACAAAATAATGACCTTTGTCTCCTTCCAGGTGGTTACGTTTTAATTGAAATGTCCTATCTTTCTGAGTCCAAAGCCTTATTTCAAACCATCTTGAATATTCAGAAACTAGGCTATAAACCGATTTTGGCACATCCAGAACGCTACAATTATTACCATAGCAACTTTGATATCTATAAGCAAATCAAAGACGCAGGATGTTTCTTGCAGTTAAACCTACTTTCACTAAGTCGTTATTATGGTGTTGACGTTAAAGCCATTGCCATGACGCTATTAAAATCAGGCATGTATGACTTTGTCGGAACAGATCTTCACCACGACAAGCATCTACACCAACTCAAAGATATCGTAGAAAAATATCCTGTTAGAGAGATGTTGAAGACCTGTACTATTTTGAATCCAACTTTATTGGACCATATCAATGCCAGCAAAGGGCAACACACCATAGCAGGTTAA